In Diabrotica undecimpunctata isolate CICGRU chromosome 4, icDiaUnde3, whole genome shotgun sequence, a single genomic region encodes these proteins:
- the LOC140438060 gene encoding sterile alpha motif domain-containing protein 5-like, with translation MYTPKTMSGNIVAEWLRSLHLGQYAESFIDNGYDDLEICKQVGDPDLDAIGVFNQVHRSRLLQSVRTLREEGAASVYFTLEESVAVHDECFCDNVSARSSRTSSGRSEKETQRINASPGASSSAESGQEVAKYLDEYEEGKAELVKIPRVQLKVLLREKLSQDGIRLSCQPYSTQVKVK, from the coding sequence ATGTACACGCCAAAGACGATGTCAGGCAACATCGTTGCTGAATGGCTGAGGTCTCTTCATCTTGGCCAATACGCCGAAAGTTTCATAGACAACGGCTATGACGATCTAGAAATATGCAAACAGGTCGGTGATCCCGATCTCGATGCAATCGGAGTGTTCAATCAAGTGCACCGCAGCAGGTTGTTGCAATCAGTAAGAACTCTTCGCGAAGAAGGTGCCGCATCGGTGTATTTTACCCTGGAGGAAAGTGTCGCGGTTCACGATGAGTGTTTTTGTGACAATGTGAGTGCTAGGTCTTCCCGAACATCTTCCGGACGATCTGAGAAAGAAACTCAGAGGATTAACGCGAGTCCTGGGGCCAGTTCTTCGGCCGAAAGTGGACAGGAGGTGGCTAAATATCTGGACGAGTACGAAGAAGGAAAGGCCGAGTTGGTAAAGATACCGAGAGTGCAGTTGAAAGTGTTGTTGCGGGAAAAGCTGAGCCAGGACGGGATCAGATTGAGCTGTCAACCGTATTCCACACAGGTAAAAGTCAAATAA